From one Gracilibacillus salinarum genomic stretch:
- a CDS encoding IS3 family transposase, whose protein sequence is MGRPYYSTEFKWKVVQEYKNEGRVLEKMTKKYGVHHSTVKKWAKIVEKEGKQGLNKQGEIQYYSKERKRKAIRDYLSGNYSVREVTEMHDISDASVLRNWLKKYNRYRKRQARAEERGFSMTVKRRPTAMTERIEIVKFALYHDKDYQYTADMYGVSYQQVYQWIRKYEAKGWDGLQDRRGKPKPWADLTKEEKLKRENREKDKENERLRAEVAFLKKWDELGEEVVTTITRVRHEHLYQVIQQLQKETAFSICLLCEVAGVNRGAYHRWLIREDTEEDQFNRELLQEIRKLYDEWDQAIGYLRMTSELKRKFEHPINHKRIYRLMDIEGIKAVIRRKTRSYIPSRPEHTAANILNREFHADKPNEKWLTDVTEFKYGKGNKAYLSAILDLNENRIVAFKIRRANNNELVFDTLIEALNELSDGEHPLIHTDRGVQYTSYGFKRIVENAGLQHSMSRPGKCIDNGPMEGFWSSLKCEKYYLHQQEYQTFSQLVQAITEYIHFYNYERLQLTLNGYTPMECFENTVA, encoded by the coding sequence GTGGGACGTCCATATTATTCAACAGAATTCAAATGGAAAGTGGTTCAAGAATATAAAAATGAAGGCCGTGTGTTGGAGAAGATGACGAAAAAATACGGTGTGCATCATTCTACCGTTAAGAAATGGGCCAAAATCGTAGAAAAAGAAGGGAAACAAGGTTTAAATAAACAAGGTGAGATTCAATATTATTCGAAGGAACGGAAACGTAAAGCCATCCGAGATTATTTATCTGGGAACTATTCAGTTCGAGAAGTGACAGAAATGCATGATATATCAGATGCATCGGTTTTAAGGAATTGGTTGAAAAAGTATAATCGGTATAGGAAGAGACAAGCACGTGCTGAAGAAAGGGGATTCTCTATGACGGTTAAAAGACGACCAACAGCGATGACAGAACGCATTGAAATCGTGAAATTTGCGTTATATCATGATAAGGATTACCAATACACCGCTGACATGTATGGTGTTTCTTATCAACAGGTATATCAATGGATACGGAAATATGAAGCTAAAGGCTGGGATGGACTTCAGGATCGACGTGGAAAACCAAAACCATGGGCTGATTTAACGAAAGAGGAGAAACTAAAGCGTGAAAATCGAGAAAAAGATAAGGAAAATGAAAGATTGCGTGCAGAGGTGGCTTTCTTAAAAAAGTGGGACGAGCTAGGAGAGGAGGTGGTCACGACGATAACTAGAGTACGTCATGAGCATCTCTATCAGGTGATTCAACAACTACAAAAAGAAACGGCCTTTTCAATTTGTCTATTGTGTGAGGTGGCAGGGGTTAATCGTGGTGCCTATCACAGGTGGCTAATCCGAGAAGATACAGAGGAAGATCAGTTTAATCGAGAATTGTTACAAGAGATACGTAAGTTGTACGATGAATGGGATCAAGCAATTGGTTATCTGCGAATGACTAGCGAGTTAAAAAGAAAATTTGAGCATCCGATCAATCACAAGCGTATCTATCGATTAATGGATATTGAAGGGATAAAAGCAGTTATACGACGAAAAACCAGATCCTATATACCATCAAGACCTGAGCACACAGCAGCGAATATCTTAAATCGCGAGTTTCACGCAGATAAGCCGAATGAGAAATGGTTAACAGATGTGACAGAATTTAAGTACGGAAAAGGGAACAAAGCTTATTTAAGCGCCATATTAGATTTAAACGAAAACCGAATTGTGGCATTTAAGATAAGAAGAGCGAATAACAATGAATTGGTATTTGATACGTTGATTGAGGCTTTAAACGAGTTATCAGACGGCGAGCACCCTCTCATTCACACGGATCGAGGCGTACAATATACCTCGTATGGATTTAAACGAATCGTGGAGAATGCAGGACTACAACATAGTATGTCGCGTCCAGGGAAATGTATTGATAATGGACCGATGGAGGGCTTTTGGAGTTCATTAAAATGCGAAAAATATTATCTACATCAACAAGAATATCAAACCTTTTCTCAATTAGTACAAGCCATTACGGAGTATATTCACTTTTACAATTATGAACGTTTACAACTAACATTAAATGGTTATACCCCGATGGAATGTTTTGAAAATACAGTAGCTTAG
- a CDS encoding ABC transporter substrate-binding protein: MKKWIFPMMAIVMFVLLSACQSSETTEKEKTDNEDPLAPLEETAKVVIAEDGSASGAGFYIAKDKGYFEEYNIEVEFATFGNSDEMLPAVASGEVDVAGGISTASFFNSIAQGIDVRFIADKGHNNEGSSYFTFVVREDLKDEITEYADVKGKKIAVSSENSVDDYIYHEMLKHAGISPDDVEFVLMSDFGNMMAAMGNKQVDLALQIEPLITQGSNQAIHQRFLDATDYAPEAQIAMVLGSPKFLTERRDVALRFMAAYLRGVRDYNDVFVKGEDDGGEVISIMANHTALKDEELWKEVGVTGLNPNGYIFEDNVIDQYELYKENGAIQGELDFDKVIDMSLVEEALDLIGKYEE, from the coding sequence ATGAAAAAATGGATTTTTCCAATGATGGCTATTGTTATGTTTGTATTGCTTAGTGCGTGTCAATCGTCAGAAACAACGGAAAAGGAAAAAACGGACAATGAAGATCCGTTAGCACCGTTAGAAGAGACGGCCAAAGTGGTAATTGCAGAAGACGGGTCTGCTTCAGGGGCTGGTTTTTATATCGCCAAGGATAAAGGTTATTTTGAAGAATACAATATTGAAGTGGAATTCGCTACATTCGGTAACAGTGACGAAATGTTACCTGCTGTCGCTTCAGGTGAAGTAGATGTCGCCGGTGGTATTTCCACGGCTTCTTTCTTCAACTCGATTGCACAAGGTATTGACGTTCGATTTATTGCGGATAAAGGGCATAATAATGAAGGTAGCTCATATTTCACATTCGTCGTGCGAGAAGATTTAAAGGATGAGATTACCGAATATGCCGATGTGAAAGGTAAGAAAATCGCGGTATCTTCAGAGAATTCAGTTGACGACTACATCTATCATGAAATGTTAAAGCATGCTGGCATTTCACCTGATGATGTGGAATTTGTATTAATGAGTGATTTTGGTAACATGATGGCAGCAATGGGAAATAAGCAGGTTGACCTTGCTTTACAAATTGAACCTTTAATCACACAGGGTTCAAATCAAGCCATTCATCAACGCTTTTTAGATGCCACTGATTATGCTCCTGAAGCTCAAATTGCGATGGTTCTCGGTTCTCCAAAGTTTTTAACGGAAAGACGCGATGTAGCACTTCGCTTTATGGCTGCTTATTTACGAGGAGTTCGTGATTATAACGACGTATTTGTTAAAGGGGAAGATGATGGTGGTGAAGTGATCTCGATCATGGCCAACCACACCGCCTTAAAAGATGAGGAACTTTGGAAAGAAGTTGGTGTAACTGGATTAAATCCAAATGGTTACATTTTTGAGGACAACGTCATCGACCAATACGAATTGTATAAAGAGAACGGTGCTATCCAAGGAGAATTAGATTTTGATAAAGTGATTGATATGTCACTCGTTGAAGAAGCCCTTGATCTTATCGGAAAATACGAAGAATAA
- a CDS encoding ABC transporter ATP-binding protein, whose product MSKIVIDDLSKQFIKRDKYIQAVEQITLTINQGEFVCLLGPSGCGKTTLLRILADLEKPTNGSVHIQQNDKKKPLQSMVFQENGIIPWLSVEDNVAFGLKMRHLPKNYIRERTDYYLEKVGLTQFKHLYPKELSGGMKQRVSIARAFANDPEILLMDEPFAALDEQNKFILQEELLSIWQETKKTVLFITHSIDEALLLSDRILLMSAQPGRIIQDIHINTERPRSIEQVRSDSTMTQTFLDVWEHLQNEVKKARLK is encoded by the coding sequence ATGTCAAAAATAGTGATCGATGATTTATCAAAGCAATTTATTAAACGGGATAAGTACATTCAGGCAGTTGAACAGATTACCTTAACGATTAATCAAGGGGAGTTCGTTTGTTTACTCGGACCGAGCGGCTGTGGAAAAACAACTTTACTGAGAATATTAGCTGATTTAGAAAAGCCAACTAACGGATCTGTCCACATTCAACAAAATGATAAAAAGAAGCCACTACAGTCCATGGTATTCCAAGAGAACGGTATTATTCCATGGCTCAGCGTTGAAGACAATGTAGCGTTTGGATTAAAAATGAGGCATTTACCGAAAAACTACATTCGAGAACGTACTGATTATTATTTAGAGAAGGTTGGCTTAACGCAATTTAAGCACCTTTATCCTAAAGAATTATCTGGCGGTATGAAGCAGCGAGTCAGCATTGCTCGCGCTTTTGCGAACGACCCTGAAATTCTGTTAATGGATGAACCTTTTGCTGCTTTAGATGAACAAAACAAATTTATACTTCAGGAAGAACTATTGTCCATTTGGCAAGAAACGAAAAAAACAGTTCTGTTTATCACCCACAGTATTGATGAAGCATTATTGCTCAGTGACAGAATTTTGTTAATGAGTGCGCAACCCGGCAGAATCATTCAAGATATTCACATTAATACAGAAAGGCCGAGATCTATCGAGCAAGTGCGATCCGATTCCACGATGACACAAACATTTTTAGATGTATGGGAGCATCTTCAAAATGAAGTCAAAAAAGCCAGGCTAAAGTGA
- a CDS encoding ABC transporter permease, with translation MRIKISLAQLITISSPLCLLVIWEFCSQFSILDPRFFPPPTLILKTLIQMGESGELFHHISISLRRIVLGFLLGVIPAICIGLLMGMYRYFRQFFSPIIMIFMPIPTIAMLPIILILFGIGEFSKMITIAISVFFPVAINTAAGVANIDKIYLDVAKNYQASAKDFFFKIALPGSLPVMLEGIQMGQAIALLTIVAAEMIGATSGIGYLIWMNYRAFLLPEMYVGLILISFFGYFFSLLLRGLERKLLPWK, from the coding sequence ATGCGTATAAAAATTTCTTTAGCACAGTTGATCACCATCTCCTCCCCATTGTGTTTACTAGTAATATGGGAATTTTGTTCCCAATTTTCCATACTGGATCCACGATTCTTTCCACCACCAACATTAATACTGAAAACACTTATACAAATGGGAGAGTCTGGTGAACTATTTCATCACATTTCGATCAGTTTAAGACGTATTGTACTAGGTTTCTTGCTTGGTGTGATACCAGCGATTTGCATAGGATTATTGATGGGAATGTACCGTTATTTCCGACAGTTCTTTTCACCAATTATTATGATTTTTATGCCAATCCCAACTATTGCAATGCTGCCAATTATTTTAATTCTTTTTGGTATCGGAGAATTTTCAAAAATGATCACTATTGCGATTAGTGTCTTTTTCCCGGTCGCGATTAACACTGCAGCTGGTGTCGCCAATATAGATAAGATCTATTTAGATGTTGCAAAAAATTATCAAGCTAGCGCAAAGGACTTCTTTTTCAAAATTGCTCTGCCGGGTTCACTTCCAGTAATGTTAGAAGGAATTCAGATGGGTCAGGCAATTGCTTTACTAACCATCGTTGCAGCAGAAATGATTGGGGCAACATCCGGGATTGGTTATTTGATCTGGATGAATTACAGAGCATTTTTATTACCAGAAATGTATGTCGGTTTAATTCTTATTTCGTTTTTTGGTTACTTTTTCTCCTTATTACTTAGAGGGCTCGAGCGGAAATTATTACCGTGGAAATAA